The following are encoded together in the Gilvimarinus sp. DA14 genome:
- the murG gene encoding undecaprenyldiphospho-muramoylpentapeptide beta-N-acetylglucosaminyltransferase, with product MLIMAGGTGGHVFPALAVARELQSRGHTVSWLGTQRGIEARLVPEARIELNFISVEGVRGKGAAGLLKAPFLVSYAVLQALKILRRVKPSVVIGFGGFASGPGAVAAKILRLPLLIHEQNAVAGTTNKLSAKFAQRVLTGFDQVLPGGEWVGNPVRDEIRNLPAPAERFSARADQPINLLVLGGSLGALAINELVPQALAMLPPELRPRVQHQCGARHEEATTQAYVRHQVEASVKPFISDMAEAYAWADFVICRAGALTVAELAAAGIGALLVPLPSAIDDHQTHNAAVLAGASAGISVPQRDLTPESLAKLLQERLLHRDTLLQLAERARTVHKGDAAAKVADAAGELMHG from the coding sequence ATGTTGATTATGGCCGGTGGTACCGGCGGGCATGTGTTTCCGGCACTCGCTGTTGCGCGCGAGCTGCAGAGCCGCGGGCACACTGTTAGCTGGCTGGGTACCCAGCGCGGTATTGAAGCGCGCCTGGTACCAGAGGCGAGGATTGAGCTGAATTTTATTTCTGTTGAGGGTGTGCGCGGTAAAGGCGCGGCCGGTTTGCTTAAGGCACCTTTCTTAGTCAGTTATGCAGTCTTGCAGGCGCTTAAAATTTTGCGCCGGGTTAAACCGTCAGTGGTTATTGGCTTTGGTGGCTTTGCTTCGGGACCGGGGGCAGTGGCAGCAAAAATTCTGCGCCTGCCTTTGCTTATTCACGAACAAAATGCGGTGGCGGGTACCACTAATAAACTCTCAGCCAAGTTCGCCCAGCGAGTGCTCACTGGCTTTGATCAGGTGCTGCCGGGTGGCGAATGGGTGGGCAACCCGGTGCGCGACGAAATTCGCAATTTGCCTGCGCCCGCCGAGCGGTTTTCCGCCCGCGCGGATCAGCCGATTAACTTACTGGTGTTGGGCGGCAGCCTGGGCGCATTGGCGATTAACGAATTAGTTCCCCAGGCGTTGGCAATGCTGCCGCCCGAGCTGCGCCCACGGGTACAGCATCAATGCGGTGCCAGGCACGAAGAGGCTACCACCCAGGCCTATGTTCGCCACCAGGTGGAAGCATCGGTCAAACCATTTATTTCCGATATGGCCGAAGCCTATGCCTGGGCCGATTTCGTGATCTGTCGTGCCGGAGCACTGACTGTGGCTGAGCTGGCGGCAGCGGGAATTGGGGCGCTGTTGGTGCCTCTGCCTTCGGCCATCGACGATCACCAAACACATAACGCTGCGGTTCTCGCCGGTGCCAGTGCCGGTATCAGCGTACCGCAAAGAGATTTAACGCCAGAGAGTCTGGCTAAACTGCTGCAGGAAAGACTTTTGCACCGCGACACTTTATTACAGCTGGCCGAGCGCGCCCGCACTGTGCATAAAGGTGATGCCGCCGCAAAAGTCGCCGACGCCGCAGGGGAGTTGATGCATGGATAA